CGGAGATCACGAAGCCGCCCAGCAGCGCGTACGCGACGGTGTAGGCGATGCGTTCGGGCGGATTCAGATCGCGCGCGTGCACGCTGAGCTGGATCGCGCCGACGAAGCCGATGATCACGGCCGCGAGCGAGATGTAGAAGATGGCCAGGCCGCGCGGGTCGCCCTCGTTCAACGGCTTGAGGTCCCGCACCTTCACCGGGACGCCGATCTTCTTGCCGACCTTCGGCCCCGCCTTCTCCAGGAGCTCGGCCACCGAGGCACCCGACGCGCTGGAGATGTCCAGCTCGACCCCCTTGGGCCGTTCCACGCGCAGGATCGCGAAGACCTGCTGAGCCTCGATGGCCCGCTCCGCCTGGGACTGCGTACGGAAGTGCCGCAGCTTCAGCGAGGACCCGAGCCCCTTCTCCATGCCCTGTACGAAGGCGCTCCGGTCGTGCGTACTGTTCGGCTTGCCGACGATGGCGACCGGGACGTGGTGCGGGGTGGGATTGGCCATCGCGTACGTGTACGACCCCGCGAAGAGCCCGGCCGCCGCGGCGAGGATCAGCACCAGCACCGAGGCGGGCAGAAACGGCGAGTGCTTGAAGGCCCGCCATCTCCCCCCCGCACTCGGCTTGTGTCCGTGCTGCCCGTGCTGCCCCTGCTGCCGGTGCTGCCCGTGCTGCTCGTGGGGCAGCCCCGTTCCGCGCTCCTCCGCGTCGGGCTCCACCCGGTGCTCGGACCACTCCGGTTCCTCGGCGCTCATGGCCTCACACTATGCGGGCAAAACGCACATTTCGCCTGCGGCGTCTTCGCACGGCCAGCCGTCGGACGGCGTACGCCGATGCCCCGCCCCGCACCTCAGCCCCGCCCGGCGGAACCTCTCAGAACCGCAGGAAGTTCCGCAGCGCCCCCGCCACGTCCTCGGCCGTCAGCAGCGGCCCCGTCTCCTCGCCCTTCGGGGTGTACGCCTGCTCCAGGTGCTCGCGCGCGGCGTCCACGTCGCCCCGCCGCTCCGCGATGCGCGCCGCCAGGTGACGGGCCGTCCGGTGGTACGGCCCGTACTTCAGCACGTCGGCGAGCAGCGCTTCGGCCTCTTCGTCGGCGGCCTCGGTCCCGATCTCCTTCACCAGGATCTCCGCCAGATCCAGCTTCGGGTCGAAGAGCGAGGTGCGCATGAATCCGGTGTAGCCGGCCTGCACGAGCGAGTGCACCTCGCCCGCGGTCCGCATCCACTCCAGGGCCTCGTCCACGCGCCCCTGCCCCTTCAGCGCGCGGGCCAGCCAGTAGGCGGCCTCGTTCAAGGGCTGCTGCTCCTCGCGGCCTGTCCACGCGAGCCGCAGCAATTCCTCGGCCTGCTCGTACTCGCCCTGGCCGACCAGCACCTTTCCGGCCCGCCAGCCGTACCAGACCTTGCCGCCGTGCGTGGCGCGGGTCCACCAGCGGACGGCCTCCTGCCGGTCCCCGTACTCGTCACCGACGCGGTTGCCGACCCAGCCGGCCGCCTCGGGCCTGCCGAGGTCCGCCGCCTGGCGCAGCCACCACTCGGCCTTGATCTCTTCGTCGCTGCGCGCGTACAGCGCGCCCAGGCCCTCGATCGCGTCCGGGTCCCCGGCCTCGGCAGCGGGCCGGTACAGGGGTACGACGGCCTTCTCCCAGGCGCCGCACTCCTCGTGCAGCATCCGGCCCAGCGCGTAGGAGGCCTGCGGGTCACCGTCGGCCGCCGCCGAGCGGTAGTGCCGTACGGCCTCGGGGTAGCGGCACAGCCGCTCCATCAGGCCGCCGAGTTCGAAGGCCGCGGCGCGGTCGCCGGATTCGGCGGCGGTAAGCAGTCCGGGCAGCCGGGCCTCCTCCTCGGCGCTCAGCGCGGGAGCCTCGCCCTCCTCCGCCTCCGCGAGCCGCTCCAGTTCGCCCGCGATGTCGTCGTCGAGTTTGTCGCGGGGCTCCGCCGAGGCCTCGGCCGCCTCCAGCCACCTGCGGGCCTCGGCCGACCGCCGCTGGCGGCGGAAGTGCCTCCCGAGCCGGTATTGCTGAAGCGGATCGCCCGCCTCGGCCCCGGGCAGGAGGGATGCCTCGTACGCGTCCAGTTCGCCGTACTGGAAGTGCACCGCGCTCAGCATCCGGGCCAGGGCCCGCGAGTCGGGGTGAAGGGTGAGGGCCTCCTCCAGGACGCGGCAGGCGTCCTCGTACCGGCCCAGGTTGAAGAGCAGCAGCGCGTGGGATTCGTGCGTGTCCGGGACGTTCAGCTCCCGCGCCTTCCGGTAGGTCCCCTCCACGTCGCGCACCAGGTGCGGGTAGGCGAGGAGCGCCTTGTGCGTGGTGTGCAGTTCACCGAAGTCCTCGTCTTCCAGGAACTCCTCCAGCCGGTTCTCCAGCTCCTCGTCCTCGTCCTCGGTCCGCTCCTGCGCCGGCTTCGCGGCCAGCAAGACCAGCTCCTCGATCTCCTCCTCGCACCGGACCGTGCGGATCTCCAGGCCCCGTATGTGCTCCAGGATCCCGTCGGCCACGTCGTCCCCGTCGCCGGCCGCCTGCTCCAGCTCCTCCTCGGCCTCCTCGATCCGGCCCTGGCGCGCCAGCAGTACGGCGCCGTTGGTGCGGCACTTGAGGCTGCCGAGCGCCGTGCCCTTCGCGTACCACTCGGCGGCGCGCTCCTCGTCCTCCAGCCGCTCCACGAACAGCTCGGCGAGCCCGAACGCGCAGTCCCCGTCCCACTCGGCGGCCTTGCCGTACCAGTGCTGTGCCGTCTCCCACTGGCCCCGGTCCTTGGCCGCGATGGCCCGCAGCCGCGCGGCCCGCGGCTCCCCGGCCTCGGCCGACTGCTCCAGCCACGGCAGCGCCTGGTCGACCTGGCCCTGGCTGACGAGGTGTTCGCCGTACTCGTACGTGCTGTGCGCGTCCCCGCCCTCGGCGGCGGCCCGCAGTCGCTCGCTCTTGGAGGGGGTGGTGCCGGTGTCCGCGGATGTCATATGGCCTGTCGCTCGCTCTCGTGCGTGGGGGTTCGTGAAGGTTTACGTGTGGTGCGGGTCGTTCCGGTGCGACCGATGTGACCGGTGTGACCTGCTCGCCTCGTGTGTCCGGTGTATCCCGTGCGCCTTGTGCGTCCCGTGTACCTCGTGCGTCCCGTGCGCCTCGTGCGCCCCGTGCGTCCCGTGCGTCCGGGCCAGCGCCCGCTGTACGCCGTGTTCGTGGGGGCCGAGGAAGTGCGGGTCGGGGGTGAACACGGCATCCAGGGCTGCCTTCGCGGCGCCGGGCAGCTCACGGACCCCGCCCGCGTACCAGGTGACGTCCCTCGGCTCGGTCACGGGCACGCCGTACGCGTCGATCCCCGCCGCCCGGCACAGCGCCGCCGCCCTGCGTACGTGGTAATCCTGGCTGACCAGCAGCGCGCGGTCCACGCCGAAGATCCGGCGGGCCCGTGTGCACGAGTCCCAGGTGTCGAAGCCGGCGTAGTCCGCGACGATCCGCGAGGCGGGCACGCCGCGCTCGGTCAGATAGCCGCGCATGGCGCTGGGTTCGTCGTAGCCGTGGCGGCCGTTGTCGCCGGAGACGAGCAGCGCGCGGGCCTTGCCGTGCCGGTACAGCTCGATCGCCGTATCCAGCCGGTGCGCCAGATACGGCGAGGGCTCGCCGTCCCACAGCCCCGCGCCGAAGACGACCGCCACCGGTGCGGACGGCGCGGCCTCGATGCCGCCGCGGACGACTCGGCTGTCGGTGGACAGCCGCAGCCAGGTGGCGGGCAGCACGGCCAGCACACATGCGAGCGCGGCCCCCTGCACG
This sequence is a window from Streptomyces sp. NBC_01775. Protein-coding genes within it:
- a CDS encoding SanA/YdcF family protein, giving the protein MTRKRRRRLVQGAALACVLAVLPATWLRLSTDSRVVRGGIEAAPSAPVAVVFGAGLWDGEPSPYLAHRLDTAIELYRHGKARALLVSGDNGRHGYDEPSAMRGYLTERGVPASRIVADYAGFDTWDSCTRARRIFGVDRALLVSQDYHVRRAAALCRAAGIDAYGVPVTEPRDVTWYAGGVRELPGAAKAALDAVFTPDPHFLGPHEHGVQRALARTHGTHGAHEAHGTHEVHGTHKAHGIHRTHEASRSHRSHRSHRNDPHHT
- a CDS encoding SEL1-like repeat protein; translated protein: MTSADTGTTPSKSERLRAAAEGGDAHSTYEYGEHLVSQGQVDQALPWLEQSAEAGEPRAARLRAIAAKDRGQWETAQHWYGKAAEWDGDCAFGLAELFVERLEDEERAAEWYAKGTALGSLKCRTNGAVLLARQGRIEEAEEELEQAAGDGDDVADGILEHIRGLEIRTVRCEEEIEELVLLAAKPAQERTEDEDEELENRLEEFLEDEDFGELHTTHKALLAYPHLVRDVEGTYRKARELNVPDTHESHALLLFNLGRYEDACRVLEEALTLHPDSRALARMLSAVHFQYGELDAYEASLLPGAEAGDPLQQYRLGRHFRRQRRSAEARRWLEAAEASAEPRDKLDDDIAGELERLAEAEEGEAPALSAEEEARLPGLLTAAESGDRAAAFELGGLMERLCRYPEAVRHYRSAAADGDPQASYALGRMLHEECGAWEKAVVPLYRPAAEAGDPDAIEGLGALYARSDEEIKAEWWLRQAADLGRPEAAGWVGNRVGDEYGDRQEAVRWWTRATHGGKVWYGWRAGKVLVGQGEYEQAEELLRLAWTGREEQQPLNEAAYWLARALKGQGRVDEALEWMRTAGEVHSLVQAGYTGFMRTSLFDPKLDLAEILVKEIGTEAADEEAEALLADVLKYGPYHRTARHLAARIAERRGDVDAAREHLEQAYTPKGEETGPLLTAEDVAGALRNFLRF
- a CDS encoding ABC transporter permease; this encodes MSAEEPEWSEHRVEPDAEERGTGLPHEQHGQHRQQGQHGQHGHKPSAGGRWRAFKHSPFLPASVLVLILAAAAGLFAGSYTYAMANPTPHHVPVAIVGKPNSTHDRSAFVQGMEKGLGSSLKLRHFRTQSQAERAIEAQQVFAILRVERPKGVELDISSASGASVAELLEKAGPKVGKKIGVPVKVRDLKPLNEGDPRGLAIFYISLAAVIIGFVGAIQLSVHARDLNPPERIAYTVAYALLGGFVISAVVDWGLDALRLPFTHSWLILALTMFTCGMVFTMFNTLFGRWAMLPTWGVMVLLGNPSSGGAVSWPLLPSVLGEIGRWLPPGASVNAQHTAVYFPEHQLLQPYLVLAAWALVSSTVFWIWRHRHPGGRTKDAAHAAAPAAA